A genome region from Hevea brasiliensis isolate MT/VB/25A 57/8 chromosome 9, ASM3005281v1, whole genome shotgun sequence includes the following:
- the LOC131183282 gene encoding PR5-like receptor kinase, with amino-acid sequence MTNLFKNKLGQGGYGSVYKGKLFDHRLVAVKVLNASKGEGQEFINEVASISRTSHINIVTLLGFCFEGQKRALIYEFMPNGSLDKFICYKSPLKSSDHHLGWETMHQISIGIAEGLEYLHRGCNTRIVHFDIKPHNILLDENFCPKISDFGLAKLCTKKDSIISMLEARGTIGYIAPEVFSRNFGGVSSKSDVYSYGMMVLDMVGGREEDFGTDHTSEKYFPHWIYRQLEQGNKSKLCGEISIEENEIIRKLTIIGLWCIQTIPSERPSMSKVIEMLKGSIEALNIPPKHFLSSPPRSPSSTFTISMTKC; translated from the coding sequence atgaccaatttgtTCAAAAATAAACTTGGCCAAGGAGGTTATGGCAGTGTGTACAAAGGAAAGCTTTTTGATCATCGTCTTGTAGCAGTGAAAGTCTTAAATGCATCTAAAGGAGAAGGACAAGAATTCATCAATGAGGTTGCCAGCATTAGTAGAACTtctcatattaatattgtcactcTCTTGGGTTTTTGTTTTGAGGGTCAGAAAAGAGCTCTAATATATGAGTTTATGCCAAATGGATCTCTTGACAAGTTCATATGCTACAAAAGTCCTTTGAAGAGTAGTGATCATCATTTGGGATGGGAAACTATGCACCAAATTTCTATAGGAATAGCTGAAGGACTTGAATACTTACACCGTGGATGCAACACAAGGATTGTGCACTTTGACATAAAGCCTCACAACATTCTTCTTGATGAAAATTTTTGTCCCAAAATTTCTGATTTTGGGCTTGCAAAATTATGCACCAAAAAGGATAGTATTATATCCATGCTAGAGGCTAGAGGAACTATTGGGTATATAGCTCCGGAAGTGTTCAGCAGAAACTTTGGTGGAGTTTCATCCAAATCTGATGTTTATAGCTACGGTATGATGGTTTTAGATATGGTTGGAGGCAGAGAGGAAGATTTTGGAACAGATCATACGAGTGAGAAATATTTTCCACATTGGATTTATAGACAACTTGAGCAAGGCAATAAATCCAAATTGTGTGGTGAGATTTCCATTGAAGAGAATGAAATTATTAGGAAATTGACAATAATTGGCCTGTGGTGCATCCAAACAATTCCATCAGAAAGACCATCCATGAGTAAGGTGATAGAAATGCTAAAAGGTAGCATAGAAGCCTTAAACATCCCACCAAAGCATTTTTTATCTTCCCCTCCAAGATCTCCATCATCCACTTTTACCATATCAATGACAAAGTGttga